In the Candidatus Rhodoblastus alkanivorans genome, one interval contains:
- a CDS encoding DUF6790 family protein — MISIGQGICFVLQNLPAFLSIAALLAAAAERLLSWLLLLPIGVTGLWAGVTHIIFPEIAAAYIGWQVSPFQFEVGMADLAIGVTACLAFWRDLSFKAAAVVVASIFLLGDAIGHVRQMIATGDFAPATLAFPPIWTSSVPCLRSSFWRWRNAHRAPRAIADDCARAFQ; from the coding sequence TTGATTTCGATCGGCCAAGGCATTTGTTTTGTTCTTCAAAATCTGCCTGCCTTTCTCTCCATCGCCGCCCTTCTCGCGGCCGCCGCCGAGCGCCTCCTGTCCTGGCTCCTGCTGCTCCCGATCGGAGTCACGGGGCTTTGGGCGGGCGTAACCCATATTATCTTTCCCGAAATCGCCGCCGCTTACATTGGATGGCAGGTCAGCCCCTTCCAGTTCGAGGTCGGCATGGCCGACCTCGCGATTGGCGTGACCGCCTGTCTGGCGTTCTGGCGCGATCTGAGCTTCAAAGCCGCCGCCGTCGTCGTCGCCTCCATCTTTCTCCTCGGCGACGCCATCGGCCATGTCAGGCAGATGATCGCGACCGGCGATTTCGCCCCGGCAACGCTGGCCTTCCCTCCTATCTGGACCTCGTCTGTCCCTTGCTTGCGATCGTCCTTCTGGCGTTGGCGAAACGCGCATCGGGCGCCGCGCGCGATCGCTGACGATTGCGCCCGCGCATTCCAATAG
- the otsB gene encoding trehalose-phosphatase: protein MKRNLKRPETAGINDILSRDGGNFALFLDFDGTLVDIAPTPGAAVAPPGLPELLARLEALLGGALAVVSGREIADIDHRLRPFCGRAAGVHGAEIRFDPKGAVTKQGALDPSVLAGVRRVAAPDPRLLIEDKSESVAIHYRGAADAMPGLERALEEVAAAAPDGLLLLRGRMVFEILRAGVSKGEAVSRFMAAAPFAGRRPVMVGDDRTDVAAIEACIAHGGYGFRVAGGLFSKGEAEFSDPAAVRAWLADLAAGLSS, encoded by the coding sequence TTGAAGCGTAATCTCAAACGGCCGGAAACGGCCGGCATCAATGACATTCTGTCGCGCGACGGAGGAAATTTCGCGCTCTTTCTCGACTTCGACGGCACTTTGGTGGATATCGCGCCAACGCCCGGCGCCGCCGTCGCTCCGCCTGGGCTGCCCGAACTTCTCGCCCGTCTCGAAGCCCTGCTCGGCGGCGCGCTGGCGGTGGTCAGCGGCCGCGAAATCGCCGACATCGATCACCGCCTGCGCCCCTTTTGCGGGCGCGCGGCAGGCGTCCACGGCGCCGAAATCCGGTTCGATCCGAAGGGCGCGGTCACGAAACAGGGCGCGCTCGACCCGTCCGTTCTGGCCGGCGTCCGCCGCGTGGCCGCGCCCGATCCGCGTCTCCTGATCGAGGACAAGAGCGAGTCGGTCGCCATCCACTATCGTGGCGCCGCCGACGCCATGCCGGGCCTGGAGCGCGCGCTGGAAGAGGTCGCCGCGGCGGCGCCGGACGGGCTTTTGCTGTTGCGCGGACGCATGGTTTTCGAAATCCTGCGCGCCGGCGTCTCCAAGGGCGAGGCGGTGTCGCGTTTCATGGCGGCGGCGCCTTTCGCGGGCCGGCGCCCGGTCATGGTCGGCGACGACCGCACCGATGTCGCCGCGATTGAGGCGTGCATCGCCCACGGCGGCTATGGCTTCCGGGTCGCGGGCGGCCTGTTTTCCAAAGGCGAAGCGGAATTTTCGGACCCGGCGGCGGTCCGCGCCTGGCTCGCCGATCTGGCGGCCGGGCTTTCTTCCTGA
- a CDS encoding glycoside hydrolase family 15 protein, producing MTIHPSLDLAVIGNGNLSALVDRSGAIVWMCWPRVDGDPLFCALIDGEKPEDGFFSIVFDDEKGETEQSYVRNSAIVRTIVRSESGAAFSITDFAPRFHRHDRLFNPPTIVRVLEPLSGLCRIRIRLRPRMAYGSLRPTPVMGSNHVRFAADGGGSIRLSTDAPVSYVATEGAFVLSRRMTLILHPDEPMSDSIPRVGREFQDRTLDSWHTWVRHLNLPFEWQEQVIRAAITLQLCSFEQTGAIVAALTTSMPEAPREQRNWDYRYCWIRDAYFTVLALNRVGASVTMERFIDYVTNIISMEGGSNMRPVYAILPESDLEERVAPDLAGYRGYGPVRIGNDAVNQVQHDVYGSVILAASQMFFDERLPKKGDEHLFAMLEPLGMRALAVALTTDAGIWEYRDKPSIHTYSAAMCWVACDRLARIATRLGLQERAEQWRKSADGLRNEILVRAWNAKLKVFTGSLDSDHIDASVLLLAELGLVKADDPKFVSTVEVIGDVLARNGYLFRYAAPDDFGAPSTAFTICSFWYVEALAAIGRPEEARVLFEKILARRNHVGLLSEDIDPVTGELWGNFPQTYSLVGIILCAMRLSKSWEVAR from the coding sequence ATGACGATCCATCCGTCGCTTGACCTTGCAGTGATCGGAAATGGCAATCTTTCGGCCCTGGTCGACCGTTCGGGAGCCATTGTCTGGATGTGCTGGCCGCGCGTGGACGGCGATCCCTTGTTCTGTGCGCTGATTGACGGCGAAAAGCCGGAAGACGGCTTTTTTTCCATCGTTTTCGACGACGAAAAGGGCGAAACCGAGCAGAGCTATGTGCGCAATTCCGCCATCGTGCGGACGATCGTGCGCTCGGAAAGCGGCGCCGCCTTTTCGATCACGGATTTCGCGCCGCGCTTCCACCGCCACGACCGCCTGTTCAACCCGCCGACGATCGTGCGGGTCCTGGAGCCCCTGTCCGGCCTGTGCCGCATCCGCATCCGCCTGCGGCCCCGCATGGCTTACGGCAGCCTGCGCCCGACCCCGGTCATGGGCAGCAACCACGTGCGCTTCGCCGCCGACGGCGGCGGGTCGATCCGCCTTTCGACCGACGCGCCGGTCTCCTATGTCGCGACCGAAGGGGCCTTCGTCCTGTCGCGGCGGATGACGCTGATCCTCCATCCCGACGAGCCCATGTCGGATTCGATCCCCCGCGTCGGCCGGGAATTCCAGGACAGGACTCTCGACTCCTGGCATACCTGGGTGCGCCACCTCAACCTGCCGTTCGAATGGCAGGAGCAGGTCATTCGCGCCGCCATCACTCTGCAATTGTGCAGTTTCGAGCAGACCGGCGCGATCGTGGCCGCGCTCACCACTTCGATGCCGGAGGCGCCGCGCGAGCAGCGCAACTGGGATTACCGCTATTGCTGGATTCGCGACGCCTATTTCACCGTCCTCGCCCTTAACCGCGTCGGCGCCTCGGTGACCATGGAGCGCTTCATCGACTATGTCACCAATATCATCTCGATGGAGGGCGGCTCGAACATGCGGCCGGTCTACGCGATCCTGCCCGAGTCCGATCTTGAAGAACGGGTTGCGCCCGATCTTGCCGGCTATCGCGGTTACGGGCCGGTGCGGATCGGCAATGACGCGGTCAACCAGGTCCAGCACGACGTTTATGGCAGCGTCATTCTCGCCGCCTCCCAGATGTTCTTCGACGAGCGTCTGCCGAAAAAGGGCGACGAACATCTGTTCGCCATGCTCGAACCGCTCGGCATGCGGGCGCTGGCGGTGGCGCTGACGACCGACGCCGGAATCTGGGAATATCGCGACAAGCCCTCGATCCATACCTATTCCGCCGCCATGTGCTGGGTCGCCTGCGACCGCCTGGCGCGAATCGCGACGCGGCTCGGCCTGCAGGAACGCGCGGAGCAATGGCGCAAATCGGCGGATGGCTTGCGCAACGAAATCCTCGTCCGCGCCTGGAACGCCAAGCTGAAGGTCTTCACCGGCAGTCTCGATTCCGACCACATCGACGCCAGCGTGCTGCTGCTCGCCGAACTCGGGCTGGTCAAAGCCGACGATCCGAAATTCGTTTCGACCGTCGAGGTCATCGGCGATGTGCTCGCCCGCAACGGCTATCTCTTCCGTTATGCCGCGCCGGACGATTTCGGCGCGCCCTCGACGGCCTTCACCATCTGCAGCTTCTGGTATGTCGAGGCGCTCGCCGCGATCGGCCGCCCCGAGGAGGCGCGGGTTCTGTTCGAAAAAATTCTCGCGCGCCGCAACCACGTCGGTCTGCTGTCGGAGGACATCGACCCGGTGACCGGCGAACTCTGGGGCAATTTCCCGCAAACCTACTCGTTGGTCGGGATCATTCTGTGCGCCATGCGACTATCGAAAAGCTGGGAGGTGGCGCGATGA
- the glyA gene encoding serine hydroxymethyltransferase, with protein sequence MSQSNAAVATNLSNSFFGAALAESDPEIARAIGLELGRQRKEIELIASENIVSRAVLEAQGSVLTNKYAEGYPGKRYYGGCQYVDIVENLAIERVTKLFGCRYANVQPNSGSQANQAVFLALLQPGDVFMGLDLAAGGHLTHGSPVNMSGKWFKPVSYGVSRETGRIDMNEVERLAHEHRPKLIIAGGSAYARFWDFERFRAIADAVGAYLFVDMAHFAGLVAGGVHPSPFPHAHVVTSTTHKTLRGPRGGLILADDEEIGKKINSAIFPGLQGGPLMHVIAGKAVAFGEALRPEFKSYARRVVDNAKALADALLAGGFDLVTGGTDNHLMLVDLRPKKLTGKAAEIALGRAEITCNKNGVPFDPEKPWITSGIRLGAPAATSRGFGLAEFVQVGEMVVETLDGLAQNGEAGNAAVEASVRARVAALTDRFPIY encoded by the coding sequence ATGAGCCAATCCAACGCCGCGGTGGCGACGAATCTCTCCAACAGCTTTTTCGGCGCCGCGCTGGCGGAATCCGATCCCGAAATCGCCCGCGCCATCGGGCTGGAGCTTGGTCGCCAGCGCAAGGAAATCGAGCTGATCGCCTCGGAAAACATCGTTTCGCGCGCGGTGCTCGAGGCACAGGGTTCGGTGCTGACCAACAAATATGCCGAGGGCTATCCGGGCAAGCGCTATTATGGCGGCTGCCAGTACGTGGACATTGTGGAAAACCTCGCCATCGAACGGGTGACGAAACTGTTCGGCTGCCGCTACGCCAATGTGCAGCCCAATTCCGGCAGCCAGGCCAATCAGGCGGTCTTTCTCGCGCTGCTCCAGCCGGGCGACGTCTTCATGGGCCTCGATCTCGCCGCGGGCGGTCATCTCACCCATGGTTCGCCGGTCAATATGTCCGGCAAATGGTTCAAGCCGGTTTCCTACGGCGTCAGCCGCGAAACCGGCCGGATCGACATGAATGAGGTGGAAAGGCTCGCCCATGAGCACAGACCAAAACTGATCATCGCCGGGGGCTCGGCCTATGCCCGGTTCTGGGATTTCGAACGGTTCCGGGCGATCGCAGACGCGGTTGGCGCTTATCTCTTCGTGGACATGGCCCATTTCGCCGGATTGGTGGCGGGCGGCGTCCATCCCTCGCCTTTTCCCCACGCCCACGTTGTGACTTCGACCACTCACAAGACGTTGCGCGGCCCACGCGGCGGCCTGATCCTCGCCGACGACGAGGAGATCGGAAAGAAAATCAATTCGGCGATCTTCCCCGGCCTGCAGGGCGGACCGCTGATGCATGTCATCGCCGGCAAGGCGGTCGCCTTTGGCGAGGCTTTGCGCCCGGAATTCAAGTCTTATGCGCGCAGGGTCGTGGACAATGCGAAGGCTCTGGCCGACGCCTTGCTCGCGGGCGGGTTCGACCTCGTCACCGGCGGCACCGACAATCACCTCATGCTGGTCGATCTGCGGCCGAAAAAGCTCACCGGCAAGGCGGCCGAAATCGCGCTCGGCCGCGCGGAAATCACCTGCAACAAGAACGGCGTGCCGTTCGATCCCGAAAAGCCCTGGATCACCTCGGGCATCCGCCTCGGCGCCCCCGCCGCGACCTCGCGCGGTTTCGGACTGGCCGAATTCGTGCAGGTCGGCGAAATGGTCGTCGAGACGCTCGACGGCCTCGCGCAAAACGGCGAAGCTGGCAATGCGGCGGTCGAGGCGTCGGTCCGGGCGCGGGTCGCGGCGCTGACCGACAGATTCCCGATTTACTGA